A window of the Gossypium hirsutum isolate 1008001.06 chromosome A03, Gossypium_hirsutum_v2.1, whole genome shotgun sequence genome harbors these coding sequences:
- the LOC107887194 gene encoding uncharacterized protein isoform X3 produces the protein MATVLDSHFLALTAIVTLGYQIFFFIITALLKFDKVTDFAGSTNFVIIAVLTLIIKGSWHFRQVVLTSLVVIWGLRLAIFLLMRILQWGEDRRFDEMRSNLGKLAVFWIFQAVWVWTVSLPVTVVNASDRDPSVRAEDIIGWIMWSVGISFEAAADQQKLSFKNSPENRGKWCNVGVWKYSRHPNYFGEIFLWWGIFVASTPILEGAEWLVILGPIFLTLLLLFVSGLPLLEESADKKFGNVAAYRIYKETTSPLIPLPQSVYGNLPLWFKAIFLFEFPFYSRSLPQEGLNWCRMRQEETKDELKMG, from the exons ATGGCAACTGTTTTAGATTCCCATTTCTTAGCTCTAACTGCCATTGTAACT TTGGGatatcaaatatttttctttataatcACTGCTCTTCTCAAGTTCGATAAAGTCACTGACTTTGCAG GAAGCACGAATTTTGTTATAATTGCTGTGTTGACTCTGATAATTAAAGGATCATGGCATTTTCGTCAG GTAGTATTGACTTCGCTTGTAGTAATATGGGGGCTACGCTTGGCAATTTTTCTATTGATGAG AATTTTGCAATGGGGCGAGGATCGACGTTTTGATGAGATGCGCAGTAATTTGGGGAAATTAGCAGTTTTCTGGATATTTCAG GCTGTCTGGGTCTGGACCGTGTCTTTACCTGTAACCGTGGTTAATGCTAGTGATAGAGATCCATCGGTTCGGGCTGAAGACATCATAGGGTGGATTATGTGGTCAGTGGGTATCTCTTTTGAAGCTGCAGCTGACCAGCAAAAGCTTTCTTTCAAAAATTCCCCTGAAAACAGAGGAAAGTGGTGCAATGTTGGAGTATGGAAATACTCTCGCCATCCAAACTATTTTGGTGAG ATTTTTCTTTGGTGGGGAATTTTCGTTGCCTCTACTCCTATACTTGAAGGTGCTGAATGGCTGGTGATTCTTGGGCCAATCTTTCTGACATTGCTGCTTCTTTTTGTTAGTGGCCTACCATTGCTCGAG GAGTCTGCAGACAAGAAATTCGGGAATGTTGCTGCATATAGGATTTACAAGGAAACAACTAG CCCTCTCATTCCACTGCCACAATCAGTATATGGGAACCTACCGTTATGGTTCAAAGCCATTTTTCTCTTTGAATTTCCCTTTTACAGTCGGAGTTTGCCACAAGAAGGGCTAAACTG GTGTAGAATGAGGCAAGAAGAAACTAAGGATGAATTGAAGATGGGTTAG
- the LOC107887194 gene encoding uncharacterized protein isoform X4 codes for MATVLDSHFLALTAIVTLGYQIFFFIITALLKFDKVTDFAGSTNFVIIAVLTLIIKGSWHFRQVVLTSLVVIWGLRLAIFLLMRILQWGEDRRFDEMRSNLGKLAVFWIFQAVWVWTVSLPVTVVNASDRDPSVRAEDIIGWIMWSVGISFEAAADQQKLSFKNSPENRGKWCNVGVWKYSRHPNYFGEIFLWWGIFVASTPILEGAEWLVILGPIFLTLLLLFVSGLPLLEESADKKFGNVAAYRIYKETTSPLIPLPQSVYGNLPLWFKAIFLFEFPFYSRSLPQEGLN; via the exons ATGGCAACTGTTTTAGATTCCCATTTCTTAGCTCTAACTGCCATTGTAACT TTGGGatatcaaatatttttctttataatcACTGCTCTTCTCAAGTTCGATAAAGTCACTGACTTTGCAG GAAGCACGAATTTTGTTATAATTGCTGTGTTGACTCTGATAATTAAAGGATCATGGCATTTTCGTCAG GTAGTATTGACTTCGCTTGTAGTAATATGGGGGCTACGCTTGGCAATTTTTCTATTGATGAG AATTTTGCAATGGGGCGAGGATCGACGTTTTGATGAGATGCGCAGTAATTTGGGGAAATTAGCAGTTTTCTGGATATTTCAG GCTGTCTGGGTCTGGACCGTGTCTTTACCTGTAACCGTGGTTAATGCTAGTGATAGAGATCCATCGGTTCGGGCTGAAGACATCATAGGGTGGATTATGTGGTCAGTGGGTATCTCTTTTGAAGCTGCAGCTGACCAGCAAAAGCTTTCTTTCAAAAATTCCCCTGAAAACAGAGGAAAGTGGTGCAATGTTGGAGTATGGAAATACTCTCGCCATCCAAACTATTTTGGTGAG ATTTTTCTTTGGTGGGGAATTTTCGTTGCCTCTACTCCTATACTTGAAGGTGCTGAATGGCTGGTGATTCTTGGGCCAATCTTTCTGACATTGCTGCTTCTTTTTGTTAGTGGCCTACCATTGCTCGAG GAGTCTGCAGACAAGAAATTCGGGAATGTTGCTGCATATAGGATTTACAAGGAAACAACTAG CCCTCTCATTCCACTGCCACAATCAGTATATGGGAACCTACCGTTATGGTTCAAAGCCATTTTTCTCTTTGAATTTCCCTTTTACAGTCGGAGTTTGCCACAAGAAGGGCTAAACTG A
- the LOC107887194 gene encoding uncharacterized protein isoform X1 gives MATVLDSHFLALTAIVTLGYQIFFFIITALLKFDKVTDFAGSTNFVIIAVLTLIIKGSWHFRQVVLTSLVVIWGLRLAIFLLMRILQWGEDRRFDEMRSNLGKLAVFWIFQAVWVWTVSLPVTVVNASDRDPSVRAEDIIGWIMWSVGISFEAAADQQKLSFKNSPENRGKWCNVGVWKYSRHPNYFGEIFLWWGIFVASTPILEGAEWLVILGPIFLTLLLLFVSGLPLLEESADKKFGNVAAYRIYKETTSPLIPLPQSVYGNLPLWFKAIFLFEFPFYSRSLPQEGLNWYMSKTSVSRKMKSGRNITYDLCCLDTRISLMWAYVIFNVFRRYFRASYPYTRIWIYIEHGCSRKMKNESNVAFDNANPTKTLHKSINYS, from the exons ATGGCAACTGTTTTAGATTCCCATTTCTTAGCTCTAACTGCCATTGTAACT TTGGGatatcaaatatttttctttataatcACTGCTCTTCTCAAGTTCGATAAAGTCACTGACTTTGCAG GAAGCACGAATTTTGTTATAATTGCTGTGTTGACTCTGATAATTAAAGGATCATGGCATTTTCGTCAG GTAGTATTGACTTCGCTTGTAGTAATATGGGGGCTACGCTTGGCAATTTTTCTATTGATGAG AATTTTGCAATGGGGCGAGGATCGACGTTTTGATGAGATGCGCAGTAATTTGGGGAAATTAGCAGTTTTCTGGATATTTCAG GCTGTCTGGGTCTGGACCGTGTCTTTACCTGTAACCGTGGTTAATGCTAGTGATAGAGATCCATCGGTTCGGGCTGAAGACATCATAGGGTGGATTATGTGGTCAGTGGGTATCTCTTTTGAAGCTGCAGCTGACCAGCAAAAGCTTTCTTTCAAAAATTCCCCTGAAAACAGAGGAAAGTGGTGCAATGTTGGAGTATGGAAATACTCTCGCCATCCAAACTATTTTGGTGAG ATTTTTCTTTGGTGGGGAATTTTCGTTGCCTCTACTCCTATACTTGAAGGTGCTGAATGGCTGGTGATTCTTGGGCCAATCTTTCTGACATTGCTGCTTCTTTTTGTTAGTGGCCTACCATTGCTCGAG GAGTCTGCAGACAAGAAATTCGGGAATGTTGCTGCATATAGGATTTACAAGGAAACAACTAG CCCTCTCATTCCACTGCCACAATCAGTATATGGGAACCTACCGTTATGGTTCAAAGCCATTTTTCTCTTTGAATTTCCCTTTTACAGTCGGAGTTTGCCACAAGAAGGGCTAAACTG GTATATGTCAAAAACGAGtgtttcaagaaaaatgaagagtggAAGAAATATAACATATGACCTATGTTGCTTGGACACAAGAATATCGTTGATGTGGGCttatgtaatttttaatgtatttagaAGGTATTTTAGAGCATCATATCCCTATACTCGTATTTGGATATACATTGAACACGGTTGTTCTAGAAAAATGAAGAATGAAAGTAATGTAGCATTTGACAATGCCAACCCTACCAAAACATTACATAAAAGTATAAATTATAGTTAG
- the LOC107887194 gene encoding uncharacterized protein isoform X2, whose translation MATVLDSHFLALTAIVTLGYQIFFFIITALLKFDKVTDFAGSTNFVIIAVLTLIIKGSWHFRQVVLTSLVVIWGLRLAIFLLMRILQWGEDRRFDEMRSNLGKLAVFWIFQAVWVWTVSLPVTVVNASDRDPSVRAEDIIGWIMWSVGISFEAAADQQKLSFKNSPENRGKWCNVGVWKYSRHPNYFGEIFLWWGIFVASTPILEGAEWLVILGPIFLTLLLLFVSGLPLLEESADKKFGNVAAYRIYKETTSPLIPLPQSVYGNLPLWFKAIFLFEFPFYSRSLPQEGLNWNAIGTLKVKNEQKKTKLKHNQ comes from the exons ATGGCAACTGTTTTAGATTCCCATTTCTTAGCTCTAACTGCCATTGTAACT TTGGGatatcaaatatttttctttataatcACTGCTCTTCTCAAGTTCGATAAAGTCACTGACTTTGCAG GAAGCACGAATTTTGTTATAATTGCTGTGTTGACTCTGATAATTAAAGGATCATGGCATTTTCGTCAG GTAGTATTGACTTCGCTTGTAGTAATATGGGGGCTACGCTTGGCAATTTTTCTATTGATGAG AATTTTGCAATGGGGCGAGGATCGACGTTTTGATGAGATGCGCAGTAATTTGGGGAAATTAGCAGTTTTCTGGATATTTCAG GCTGTCTGGGTCTGGACCGTGTCTTTACCTGTAACCGTGGTTAATGCTAGTGATAGAGATCCATCGGTTCGGGCTGAAGACATCATAGGGTGGATTATGTGGTCAGTGGGTATCTCTTTTGAAGCTGCAGCTGACCAGCAAAAGCTTTCTTTCAAAAATTCCCCTGAAAACAGAGGAAAGTGGTGCAATGTTGGAGTATGGAAATACTCTCGCCATCCAAACTATTTTGGTGAG ATTTTTCTTTGGTGGGGAATTTTCGTTGCCTCTACTCCTATACTTGAAGGTGCTGAATGGCTGGTGATTCTTGGGCCAATCTTTCTGACATTGCTGCTTCTTTTTGTTAGTGGCCTACCATTGCTCGAG GAGTCTGCAGACAAGAAATTCGGGAATGTTGCTGCATATAGGATTTACAAGGAAACAACTAG CCCTCTCATTCCACTGCCACAATCAGTATATGGGAACCTACCGTTATGGTTCAAAGCCATTTTTCTCTTTGAATTTCCCTTTTACAGTCGGAGTTTGCCACAAGAAGGGCTAAACTG